Proteins from one Tenrec ecaudatus isolate mTenEca1 chromosome 8, mTenEca1.hap1, whole genome shotgun sequence genomic window:
- the LOC142455533 gene encoding translationally-controlled tumor protein-like — protein MITYRFYTDLTSQDEKFSDSGRIREISEGLCLEVEGKVARRTEGHIDDSLIGGKASAEGSDGDGTYSAGTSRVDIIMNRHSQETSLTTEAYKKDIKDYMTPIRGKLEEHEPERETPFMTGAAEQIKHILANFKNVQFFTGENKNPDGAVALPDCSEDILTPRRIFFKVGLEMETC, from the coding sequence ATGATCACCTACAGATTCTACACAGACCTCACCAGCCAGGATGAGAAGTTCTCTGACTCCGGCAGGATCCGGGAGATCTCAGAAgggctgtgtctggaagtggaggggAAGGTGGCCAGAAGGACGGAAGGTCACATCGATGACTCGCTCATTGGTGGCAAGGCCTCAGCAGAAGGCTCCGACGGCGATGGAACATACAGCGCAGGGACCAGCCGTGTTGATATCATCATGAACCGTCACTCGCAGGAAACCAGCCTCACAACAGAAGCCTACAAGAAGGACATCAAAGACTACATGACACCAATCAGAGGCAAACTTGAAGAGCATGAACCAGAAAGAGAAACACCTTTTATGACAGGGGCTGCAGAACAAATCAAGCACATCCTAGCGAATTTCAAAAACGTCCAGTTCTTTACAGGTGAAAACAAGAATCCAGATGGCGCGGTTGCTCTGCCGGACTGCAGTGAGGATATCTTGACCCCACGGAGGATCTTCTTTAAGGTGGGCTTAGAGATGGAGACATGCTAG